From Paenibacillus graminis:
ACGGCTAAGGCGTCGGTTTATATTTCCTTAATTAAAATTATTATAATGTAGTACTAATTATGCTCACCTCAAGCGAATCTGTCAATACGCCAGACACAATGTAATCGCTCCATTTTGTGAACAATTCAATTTTAAACAATTTAGTTTTCAAAATCGGCAAAAATGCATTGATACTGGTATTTTTCACCGCAATAGTCTCAGTCCATTGAGGATCACCAGAATCGTGCTGCCTTCATGGCCAATAACACCGAACGGAAGGGCTATTCCCTGCAAAAAGTTGCTCAGCATCAATGTTGCGATCACTGTCACGGCAAAAATCATGTTCTGCTTCACGATCCGCTGCGAGCGGCGGGCCAGTGTAATTGTGGAGGCAATCTCTTCAATATTGTCGTTCATCAGCACGACATCAGCAATCTCCAGGGCTGCACCGCTGCCCTTCATACCCATTCCTATGCCGACTGTAGCTGTGGCGAGTGCCGGTGCATCGTTTACCCCATCGCCCACCATAACCACATTCCCGTATTGCTCACGCAGCGCTCTGATATGCGTTACCTTATCCTCAGGGAGCAGTCCTGCGAACACCAAGTCCACACCGGTCTGTCCGGCAATCACTTCCGCCGTTGCCGCGCGGTCACCGGTCAGCATGGCTACTTTTACGCCCAGCTCCTGCAGTTTGTGAACGGCCGCAACGGCCTGCGGACGCACCGTATCCTGCAGTCCAATCATCCCTGCAATATCCCCGCCGTCGAGAATAAGTGACACGGTCTTGCCTTCCTTCTCCAACTGCCGCCGCAGCGATCTCCACTGCTCATCTCCGCCCTCATTCCGTTCATCCAACAGATTGGACTTGCCGATTCTCCACAGCCGCCCTTCGATCAGCCCTTCAATCCCCCAGCCGGTGACGGAAGTGCTTTCTTCAATTACATGCAGCAGAAGGTGCTCCTCTTCGGCCTTGCGCACGATTGCTTCTGCCAGCGGATGGCGGGACAGCTTCTCAATCGAGGCGCTGACTGCCAGCAGTTCATTCCGGTCATATCCTTCTCCGGCAATAAAGTCTGTTACCTGCGGAAGTCCCTCAGTCAACGTCCCCGTCTTGTCAAAAGCAACCACCGAGGTTTTCGCCATATTCTCCAAATGGACACCGCCTTTGAAGAGAATGCCTTTACGCGCACTTTTAGAGATGGCCGACAGCATCGCCGGCATAATTGAAGATACCAATGCACAGGGTGAAGCCACTACAAGAAACACCATTGCTTTATAAAAAGTCGAGCTCCAGCTCCAGTCCAGCACAAATGGCGGCAGAGCAATCAGGGCTATCGTCGCGGCAACCACTACCCGGGCGTAGACCGACTCCAGCCTTTTAATGAAGCGCTGCGATTCCGGCACCTCGGTTTCCGCTTCTTCAACCATCTTGATGATTTTGGCAAAAAGAGTGTTCTCCGCAGACTTGGTCACCTCTATATAAAGAGGGCCTTCTCCGTTGATGGTTCCGGCGAACACATCGCTGCCGGCACTTTTCTCAACAGGCATGGATTCGCCTGTAATGGATGCCTGGTTGACTGCGGATTCCCCCCGGTAGACGGTGCCGTCTGCCGGAATAATCTCCCCCGGACGCACAAGCAGCTGGTCGCCAACCGCGAGCAGATCAATCGCGACCTCGCTCATGCCCCCCTTTTCAATCCGTACAGCGGTCGCCGGCTTCAGGGCCATCAGCGATGAAATGTCTTTTTTGCTGCGTTCCATTGTATAGCTCTCCAGTGCTCCACTCAGTGCAAAAATAAAGATCAGCATCGCTCCTTCATTCCAGTACCCGATCGAAGCCGCTCCCAGGGCAGCGGCGATCATCAGAAGATTCACGTCCAGGTCCCGTTCCTTAACCAGCGTCTCGACGCCTTCCTTCGCCTTGATCCAGCCGCCTACCGAGTAGGAAACAATATACAGAAGGATTGAGAAGATCTCCGACCAGCCGCTGAGGGCCCAAGCCACAAGCATGAGCAGTCCGCTGCCAAGTGCAGCCTGCATTTCAGAATTGCTGAGCATGGCCTTGGGATCGAACCGGCGCGGCCGCGGGGTGCGCGGCTGCTGGGTGCTGCCTTCACGCGCCAGGGATTTAGGCAGTTGTTTGGATGTAGCATGCATAGGTAAATCACTCTCCTGATTCATTTTCGGGGATGCTTGGGGAAACAAATGCTTGGAAACTCCGTAACTTCTCCTGCTGACCATACATGCTGACTGGGAATAACCATGTCCTGACTGAGAATGAGAGCCATTATTAAGGCCCTTAAAATGACACATGCTGCCCCGGCTCAGCCGGGACAGCATGGTAAATGAGAATGATAATCGTTTTTGCAATTGTACAAATTTATTTCCTTAGGACAACTTGTAGCTATAATATACCATGATCCGCGAAAAAGTAAAGCAGGAGACCAGCCGGATTTTAGGGACTGGTTGTACCGCTGAGCAAAGTCCCCTAACTTAAAGGACACTGGAGAGGAAGCTCCAACTGGATGCTGCACAGGACTCCCCTTGAAGCACGTATTCCAAAGAACACCGCGGCAACCCGTCCATCATTGGACAGCGCTGCCATGTTCGGCTTTGGGTTGCTGGGAGCCCTGTAGTTCACCTGTGCTAGGTCTAACTATGCTCCCCCAGTCCTACCAGACTTTCTTGAACCAGGCGGCAAGTCCAGGAGGTGGAAAAAGTGAACTTAATTTCTCCACATCCCTCATCTACACAATTGCGGCCATTTTAAGTCTACTAATTCCACTTTACTTCCCTGCGGCTGCCTGCGATTCACCACTCCCGTCTTCAGATCCCACAGTCCCTCCTGCAAAGCAGAACCCACAGGTTCAGAACAAGTACAACCATTAGTCCCTATATAGTAGAAAATCATAAAACACCAAAAAAGGCATCCCGGACAGAAGATGGATGGCTGCCGGGATACCACACGTTACCTTATGCTTAAATATCACTTCTTAATCTTATGCGGCTACAGGATAACCTCTACCTTAACCATAGCTTTTTCCGGGTAGGCGGGCACTACGTTACCCTCCAACCGCTGGCCATCCACACGGATTTCCTTCACCCCTTTGCAGCTATGTGAGCTGTTGATTACAGAAATCTCGTAGAGGCAGCCGCGGAATCTCCGGTTCACCTTGAAGCCTTCCCACTCCGAGGGAATACACGGATCAATGGACAACCCCGCCATGACAGGCTTAATGCCCATAATATACTGGGTAGCGGCAATATACATCCAAGCGGCAGTACCGGTCAGCCAAGATACGTTGGCCAGTCCGAACTTATCGGATTCCGGCCCGAACAGATTGGAGGCATAGACATACGGTTCTGCCTTATAGCGCCAGATTCCGGCCTGCTCCATAGCGACGTTCGGAATCAGCTGGCGGTAATATTTGTAGGCCTGATCTCCTCTTCCCAGCATACATTCCGCAATAATAGCCCAGGTATTGGCATGGCAGAAGACCGCTCCATTTTCACCCGTGCCCTTGTTATAATTGGTCAGCGGGTCCGCAGGATCGGGGAAGGTGGTGATGGAAGGATGCAGCTTCTTAATCCCCAGCTCCGTATCCAGAATATCACGCACACTGTCCATAGCCTGCAGGGCTTTGTCTGGCTCGGCCATGCCGGACAGGGTGGCCCAGGTTTGCGCGTTGAGCCAGATTTTGGCCTCATCATGTTCATCCGTGCCAAGGAAACGCCCGTCATCCATCACCGCCCGCCGGAACCAGCGCCCATCCCACCCCAGACGGTTCACCAGTTCCTTCTGCTCCTCATACAAAGCTTCATAACCTGCCGCATGCTCCGGGTGGCCGGATGCCGCTGCCAGCTCCTTCATACGCAGCAGCACCGTCCCGAACTGCATCGCAGTCCAGATGCTCTCCCCTTTGCCCTGGCGGCATACACGGAAAAGCTGGTCGTTCCAGTCCGAACGCAGCATTAGCGGAAAGCCGTTCGGTCCCAGCCGGGAAACGGTAAAATCGACAGCCCGCTTCAAATGCTCATACAGTGTGCCTTCGCCGCCATCATAGAAGGGCAGGCTCTCTTGCAGGAACCCGGCGTCACCGGTCTCAGCGAGAATATCCCATACCGCAAGCGCGGTCCACAGATGGTCATCGGAATGAATGCTGGTCACCGGGTCCCAGCCCTCATTCGGAAAGAAATAATGGTTCACATGCCCATCCTGATATTGCTGCCCCAGCAGCAGGCGGACCTTGTCCTTCGCCGCCTCCGGATCAAACGGAGCCACGGCCAATACATCCTGCGCGGTATCCCGGAAGCCTACACCCCGGAAGGTGCCGGTGGCATAGAAGGAAATATTGCGGGAAAAAAGGAAGTTCCGCTGGGCCTGATACGGATTCCAGATGTTGAGCATCCGCTGCGCATCTGCATCCGGCAATTCGCAATTCCAGGCGCCCAGATAACTGTCCCAATTTTCCTTAAGGGCCGCATAGGAACGGACGACGAAATCCGCTTCCCGCGAATGCTCAATGGCCTGCTCCACCTCTGCTTCATCCATGGCCGTCCCCAGAAAAAAGTTCACGGTCCGGGTTTCACCGGGCTGCAGGGTCACCTGTACCTGAAGCGCACCGCAGGGATCTCCGCCCAGAAGTGTTGAGCCGGTGCAGCCTCCCTGTTCAATGGCGGCGGGATTCGATTCACTGCGGTAGCTGCCGATAAATTCCTCCCGGTCCCCATCATAGCTGTGCAGCGGTGCATCAGACATCATGTACACCAGCGGCGTCTCCTCCGGCTTCGGCTGATTCTCAACACCGTATTTGTAGACCAGTGCCTCCTTGGGGTGATACTGCACGGATACCTGGTGCTTGTTATAACACTGCCACTGCAGCTCACGCATAAATTCCATCATTCCGAACTCGGCATAAGCATACACATTCAGCACCTTCACCGCCGGGCTGTTGTTCGTCAGCGTCAGATTCCAGATCAGTGAGTTCTCATAAGGCCCGACAAAATAGACAGTCTTCGCAGCGACCTCATCCTCCTGAGCCTCGAAACGGGTATACCCCAGACCGTGGCTGCTGCTCCATTCCTGCGGCTTCTGGAAGGCGGGCTCATAGGTAGGACACCAATAGCTCCCCGTTCCGGCATCCTGAAGGTAAATATAAGGGCCGGAACGGTCTGTCGGCAGATGGAAAAACCGGTAGCGGGTAATCCGCCAGATCTGGGGCGATTTATAAAAAGCGACCCCGCCGCCCGCATGGGACAGCATCGTGTGGAACGTGCCGTTGGACAGGTAGTTCATCCATGGTGTCGGCATGTCATGGCGTTTGAACTCGACTTCCTTCAGTTCGTCGCGGAACGTGAAATACTGATCAAGCTGCTGCTCGCGTGCTAACGCTGCTCTTCCGGCAGTTTTTACAGCACCCTTCTTGTGCTCTTCAGAGCCGGATTGACCGGCAGGACTTGGGGGTCCGGGTTGCTTCATCATAAGTCTGACTCCTCTCGGGTTGGAAAATGTTCACTTGGGCTCTACCTCATCCATTGTCAGCCGGTACTCCAAGTCGTTCATATACGTACCGTCGCTATTCAAGAACACCATGCCGAAGGCAAAGTCCTCCCGGCCGCCCTGCACGATGGCAATCAGCCGGTTGATTCCGCTGCTCAGCCGGATCTCCTTCTCCGGGGCTGCAACATATTCCCCGTTCAGATAAATCTCGAAGGCGTTGTCCGTTTTCACCCGCAGCCTGCCGGTGCGGACGATTCCATTCCTGCTGTCCCCAGGCAGTACCGGAAGATGTACAAAGCAGCTCAGAAACACCGGACAGCCTGCCGGGTCCGGAATTAACAGCGTTCCGTCTGCGCGGCGTTCTTTTTTCTTCATCCAGCCGTACAGCCCCTCACCCAGATTGTTCAAGGAGAATTCGGGGTCGGTATAATAATCCTTCATAGCCTGAAAGTCTACATACGGCAGACAAGGCAGCGCCATTGCCGCTTCTACTGCCCATTCTGCATCCCCTTTATCACGGGTCAGCAGCTCATCCGCGAAGGCGGCGCCCATATTGCCCAGCAGGCGGGTGTAGAGCCGTTGGCTTTTGTCGCTGTCCGGTTCCGTGAGCAGCTGCGAGCAGATGATTTCCCCCTCGCCTGCCGCGACCCGGATCAGGAAGTCTCCGGGTTCACGCGCCTTGTCGCGGTTCAGCTCGACCAGCGCCAGTCTGCTGTATTCTGCGGTATGCTGCCCGGCAAAATAATCCTTCCAGGCTGTTCCCTCCACGCTGGTGCACAGCACATCGGCGTCCGGCACTTCCAGCCTGTGCAAGGCCAGCTCCCGGTTCACTACATCCCGGGGCGAGAGATGCACCTTGTCGAACCCGAACAGGTCGACAGGGCTGATTCCGCGGACGGCGGCGTGCGCGTAGTCCGCCTCCAGATGGTACGTCCCGTGCGGCGCGATGCGCACGAGACGGCCCAGCAGGCGGGCGAGCGCCTCCTGCCCGCCGGGCTCTGCCGGCAGCACCAGCACCCTGCTGCCGGCACTTGCTGCCTGCCGGACGGCCTCAGCCGCGCCCGGTCCGTTCAGCAGTCCGGCCTCCACCACGAGGAGGCCGGGACTCAGGCTGGATAAGCCGGCGGCGCTATCCAGCCAAGTGCCCTTGAGGCGAAGCTTGCCGAGCAAGGCTTCCGCCGGACCGCCGCTGCGGACCCATACCGCAGCGGGCACGGGTGCCGCAGCCGCGGAGACCGCGCGGCCCGCATAGCGGAGCAGGTTCCGCAGCAGCAGGCAGGCCTGGGGAACCCGGTGGAGATGATCCATAATCTCCAGTTGATTCGCCAGGAACATTCCTGCACCGTTCCGGTATTCCAGCAGCGGCGACCACAGGTCTCCGCCGTCTCCGAAATCACCGCTGCTGCATTCCAGCAGCAGGGTGAAATCCCCGGTCACCGGCTTCTCAAAGGCGGCCTTAATGACCGGCAGCGGCCCTTCCTCCCGGAGCTCCTCATGCCAGAACATCAGGTCCTCGTCCCCGAGACCCTGAAGTACCGGATGCTCATAGCTGCCCGCCTGGGCACGGATGAACTCTCTGCGGACCAGCGGAAGCCTGCCGGGGGAGAGATGAAGCTGCTCCAGCAGCAGCAGCCTGCCTCCTCGCTGCACAAAACCTCTCAGCTTCCGGTCCGCCTCCCCGTCCCTATCCGGCATTTTGCTGCCGACAATCAGCAGAATGCCGCCGGGCAGGTGCTCTACGGCTTCAGGTTCTATGCGGTCCAGGCGAGGAACCAGGACTTTAATCAGCTCATAGTCTCTATTAGAGCCTATATAAACAGCGGGCAGCTCCAGTGCTACCGGAGCAGTCTTGCAGCTTCCGGACAGCAGCCTGTAGCTAAGTCTAAGCTCATGCTTCAGTTCCCCCCCGTGGAACAGCTTGGCCGCGAGCACAGCCTCCCCTTCGCCGTCTACGGAATCCGGCATCCACTCCAGCCGGATACACCGCCGTTCAGCAGGCTCTTGACGGAAGCTGAAGGCTTGCGTATGAACCACGCGTCCGCCCTGCTGAACAGTGCACTCAATGGTAACAGCTTGTTCAGCCAGCGTATCGTTATACACGTCGAAGCTGCGGCGGATCAGCGAGTCGTCGAAGAAGCAGCGGTTATACTCGGCAGCCATCATCGTGACTGGTTTGAACGCCTCCGCCATGATCGCGAAGGACGGGTTGACCCGATACGCGGGATATTCCTCCGGCAGCAGTCCGTTGTTCAGGGAAAGCGAGTATGCCGGAATAAGCCCAGGCTTGGGCCCTGGTGCCGTCAGATCGGCAGGCGGCAGAACAATATCCCGGTCCGGCATCGCCCGCATGAAATAATGGACGAAGTTGAAGGTGGAGATGCCGGATACGCCCTGGCGCCGCGCATACTCCACGAAGAGCCGCTCCTTCTGTGCAAGCCCGGCAGCACTAGCGTCCGTATCACGGTATGCTCCAAGCCCCACGTACATGCTGCTGTTCTGCGGGCAGATATACCACCAGCCGCCATGCTCGCCAAAGGTGAGCGGAACGCTGCGGTCCCATTGGGCGATGGTGCCGTCAATGTTGTAATGCCGGCTCTCTATCTCCGTATACTCCTTGGGGAGCAGCCGGTTATCCCCTTCCACCATGATCGGACGGGTGGAATCCAGCTCCCGCATCCGCTTCATCAGGCCGGGAATATGCT
This genomic window contains:
- a CDS encoding glycoside hydrolase family 2 → MRTSICLNGEWDFMPLYDQPLCRTLPERLVYEARKVQVPSSWRHSYPQPSGTRFGEVAEHGFAPLDVYSYPREWDAAEAGVLHRSFQVPEVMLGQRVVLRFDGMMQKAAVYLDRERIAVWEDGYLPLRLDISSWVKPGEEQHLHVVCGNFDQTVLPSGARKMTGLVGSWFGRIARGIWQDVFLESYPRVTLEDITIRTFFRQGLLEVDALIGTESGSAYAEPLQVFLKVNDRIPGTLPVLEAEAGAEAVPLQARDGRQLCENADNREWQEARFVLSWHDAKLWSPETPNLYELELELRAGGQILDRRTETFGFREFWCEGPQFILNGTPINLRGDSWHFQGAAQQTEGYIRNWYRMCRQAGVNSIRLHAEPYPSQYLRIADEEGMLIVDETAIYGSSKSMDANHPDFIANCRTHVQRLVQRDKNHPSVILWSVQNEMRWVDGRDGYKQHIPGLMKRMRELDSTRPIMVEGDNRLLPKEYTEIESRHYNIDGTIAQWDRSVPLTFGEHGGWWYICPQNSSMYVGLGAYRDTDASAAGLAQKERLFVEYARRQGVSGISTFNFVHYFMRAMPDRDIVLPPADLTAPGPKPGLIPAYSLSLNNGLLPEEYPAYRVNPSFAIMAEAFKPVTMMAAEYNRCFFDDSLIRRSFDVYNDTLAEQAVTIECTVQQGGRVVHTQAFSFRQEPAERRCIRLEWMPDSVDGEGEAVLAAKLFHGGELKHELRLSYRLLSGSCKTAPVALELPAVYIGSNRDYELIKVLVPRLDRIEPEAVEHLPGGILLIVGSKMPDRDGEADRKLRGFVQRGGRLLLLEQLHLSPGRLPLVRREFIRAQAGSYEHPVLQGLGDEDLMFWHEELREEGPLPVIKAAFEKPVTGDFTLLLECSSGDFGDGGDLWSPLLEYRNGAGMFLANQLEIMDHLHRVPQACLLLRNLLRYAGRAVSAAAAPVPAAVWVRSGGPAEALLGKLRLKGTWLDSAAGLSSLSPGLLVVEAGLLNGPGAAEAVRQAASAGSRVLVLPAEPGGQEALARLLGRLVRIAPHGTYHLEADYAHAAVRGISPVDLFGFDKVHLSPRDVVNRELALHRLEVPDADVLCTSVEGTAWKDYFAGQHTAEYSRLALVELNRDKAREPGDFLIRVAAGEGEIICSQLLTEPDSDKSQRLYTRLLGNMGAAFADELLTRDKGDAEWAVEAAMALPCLPYVDFQAMKDYYTDPEFSLNNLGEGLYGWMKKKERRADGTLLIPDPAGCPVFLSCFVHLPVLPGDSRNGIVRTGRLRVKTDNAFEIYLNGEYVAAPEKEIRLSSGINRLIAIVQGGREDFAFGMVFLNSDGTYMNDLEYRLTMDEVEPK
- a CDS encoding heavy metal translocating P-type ATPase, whose product is MHATSKQLPKSLAREGSTQQPRTPRPRRFDPKAMLSNSEMQAALGSGLLMLVAWALSGWSEIFSILLYIVSYSVGGWIKAKEGVETLVKERDLDVNLLMIAAALGAASIGYWNEGAMLIFIFALSGALESYTMERSKKDISSLMALKPATAVRIEKGGMSEVAIDLLAVGDQLLVRPGEIIPADGTVYRGESAVNQASITGESMPVEKSAGSDVFAGTINGEGPLYIEVTKSAENTLFAKIIKMVEEAETEVPESQRFIKRLESVYARVVVAATIALIALPPFVLDWSWSSTFYKAMVFLVVASPCALVSSIMPAMLSAISKSARKGILFKGGVHLENMAKTSVVAFDKTGTLTEGLPQVTDFIAGEGYDRNELLAVSASIEKLSRHPLAEAIVRKAEEEHLLLHVIEESTSVTGWGIEGLIEGRLWRIGKSNLLDERNEGGDEQWRSLRRQLEKEGKTVSLILDGGDIAGMIGLQDTVRPQAVAAVHKLQELGVKVAMLTGDRAATAEVIAGQTGVDLVFAGLLPEDKVTHIRALREQYGNVVMVGDGVNDAPALATATVGIGMGMKGSGAALEIADVVLMNDNIEEIASTITLARRSQRIVKQNMIFAVTVIATLMLSNFLQGIALPFGVIGHEGSTILVILNGLRLLR
- a CDS encoding GH36-type glycosyl hydrolase domain-containing protein, whose product is MMKQPGPPSPAGQSGSEEHKKGAVKTAGRAALAREQQLDQYFTFRDELKEVEFKRHDMPTPWMNYLSNGTFHTMLSHAGGGVAFYKSPQIWRITRYRFFHLPTDRSGPYIYLQDAGTGSYWCPTYEPAFQKPQEWSSSHGLGYTRFEAQEDEVAAKTVYFVGPYENSLIWNLTLTNNSPAVKVLNVYAYAEFGMMEFMRELQWQCYNKHQVSVQYHPKEALVYKYGVENQPKPEETPLVYMMSDAPLHSYDGDREEFIGSYRSESNPAAIEQGGCTGSTLLGGDPCGALQVQVTLQPGETRTVNFFLGTAMDEAEVEQAIEHSREADFVVRSYAALKENWDSYLGAWNCELPDADAQRMLNIWNPYQAQRNFLFSRNISFYATGTFRGVGFRDTAQDVLAVAPFDPEAAKDKVRLLLGQQYQDGHVNHYFFPNEGWDPVTSIHSDDHLWTALAVWDILAETGDAGFLQESLPFYDGGEGTLYEHLKRAVDFTVSRLGPNGFPLMLRSDWNDQLFRVCRQGKGESIWTAMQFGTVLLRMKELAAASGHPEHAAGYEALYEEQKELVNRLGWDGRWFRRAVMDDGRFLGTDEHDEAKIWLNAQTWATLSGMAEPDKALQAMDSVRDILDTELGIKKLHPSITTFPDPADPLTNYNKGTGENGAVFCHANTWAIIAECMLGRGDQAYKYYRQLIPNVAMEQAGIWRYKAEPYVYASNLFGPESDKFGLANVSWLTGTAAWMYIAATQYIMGIKPVMAGLSIDPCIPSEWEGFKVNRRFRGCLYEISVINSSHSCKGVKEIRVDGQRLEGNVVPAYPEKAMVKVEVIL